TAGCATGTTTCGATATTTAAAGTTAACGATATTACTCGGCACAGTCTTCATTATATCTGCGTGCCAGTCATCGTTAGAAAGTGACATCCAGCAATATGAAGAAAATATGGAAGATATTTATGAACTCGACCGACAATTTCTTGAGGCACTCGACGAACTCGACTTAAAGCAACTAGAGACAGTCTATGCAACAGAGGCAGATGTTTCAAAAGATGACATCGCTGAAATTAAAAAAGTAGTCGATGAATCTCTCGTCCCATTGTCGACTAAAATGAATGAAAAAATAGAAACGGTAGAAGTTTCAAACGAAGAGTTAAAAGAAGTGCATGAAGATTATGTAGAGAGTTTAGAGTTAAAAGAAACGTTCGCGAAAGAGCTCGGACGTGGGATCGATTTATATTTATCGTATAAAGAGTCGACAAATCAACTCATTAAAGACGGTGAAGCCGTCAGTGCGGCAAAAAAAGAACGTCAGTCTATTATCCAAGGCAACCACTCTAAAGTAGCTGCAGCAGAAATCGACCAAGTGATAGACATCGTCAATGAGCGTAGTGGTGAGCTTGAAGAAAATGTCGGTTTATTACAAAGCGATAACGATGTAGCTGAGAAACAACGCATTGTGGATGAAGTACTAATGCCAATTTTAGATACACAAATCGACAAATTAAATCAATTATCACTTGAAACTGACGAAGCAAAATCTGTACGAAGTATCAGTTTAGAAATGTTTTATACATTCAAATCATATTACAAAGAACGTATTAACATCATCCAAGTATACGAAGAAGAACAAAATCTTCAAATTCAAAACATCGTTCCAAAAACAGAATCGTTTAATAAACTTGATATGACGTACTCAGAAAAACTGAATCAATTAAAAGAATCTACAAAATAATAACTGCACATCAATATTTGAGGTGCACCCCTAAAGTTGGACACTAAAATCCAACTTTAGGGGTGTTTTTGTATGAAGTATAAAAAGCATAGCTTTGAATTTAAGGTAAAAGTAGTTAATGAATATTTAAATGAAGCAGGAGGATATAAATTTTTAGGTGAAAAGTATAATGTGGATAGATTGCTTGTTCAAACATGGGTAAAACAATACAACACATATGGCTATCAGGGCCTCACTAAATCTCTAAGTAATACTCAATATACTAGTGAATTTAAGCGAGCTGTTTTAAAATATAGAGAAGAAAATCAATTGTCTTATAGAGAAACAGCGGAACACTTTGGTATCAAGCATTTTTCAACAATCGCTAACTGGAATCGCAAG
Above is a genomic segment from Nosocomiicoccus massiliensis containing:
- a CDS encoding EMYY motif lipoprotein — protein: MFRYLKLTILLGTVFIISACQSSLESDIQQYEENMEDIYELDRQFLEALDELDLKQLETVYATEADVSKDDIAEIKKVVDESLVPLSTKMNEKIETVEVSNEELKEVHEDYVESLELKETFAKELGRGIDLYLSYKESTNQLIKDGEAVSAAKKERQSIIQGNHSKVAAAEIDQVIDIVNERSGELEENVGLLQSDNDVAEKQRIVDEVLMPILDTQIDKLNQLSLETDEAKSVRSISLEMFYTFKSYYKERINIIQVYEEEQNLQIQNIVPKTESFNKLDMTYSEKLNQLKESTK
- a CDS encoding helix-turn-helix domain-containing protein yields the protein MKYKKHSFEFKVKVVNEYLNEAGGYKFLGEKYNVDRLLVQTWVKQYNTYGYQGLTKSLSNTQYTSEFKRAVLKYREENQLSYRETAEHFGIKHFSTIANWNRKIQEGGPAALEGKQGRPIKHMPNKENNQKQVSKSEPLNETEREELERLREELRMKELENIILKKLNALPTDPTDKKRK